The Acidobacteriota bacterium genome has a segment encoding these proteins:
- the polX gene encoding DNA polymerase/3'-5' exonuclease PolX has translation MHNADVIRVLAEMADLLDIEGGNPFRIRAFRNAIELLENFPVDLGQYLKEGHVLEELQGIGKGLARDIREILETGDCGAHRELLKKYPASLLSLLLVPGLGPKKVRKLFDELGVESLDPLEEACRSHKVRALAGFGAVTEEKILKGLLHAKTTAGRFLLSEADDVARALVSHLRKVKGAERIETAGSLRRRKETVGDIDVLAAGGAALAPRVMDALVRYPRVEEVLARGDTKSSVRLRGGMQVDLRFLKPSEFGAAWQYFTGSKEHNVALRQRAKQRGLKLSEYGIFRDRDEKRVAGATEEEVYEALDLVWIPPEFRENRGEILEAEKGKIPALVELADLRGDLHTHTVETDGSATIEEMAEAAQKRGLEYLAITDHSKAVTVARGMDERRLLRQIEAVRRAQEKFEKIRLLAGVEVDILKDGSLDLRDDALARCDFVVASVHFALSMGESEMTKRIVKAMRSPHVDALGHPTGRLIKGRGGYAVNLRALIEAAVETETFLELNAYPMRLDLGDAALREAKAAGAGVVLSTDSHDTSDLENARYGVDTARRGWLTKHDIVNTLAWRDFCKALGARKKKSTPGGM, from the coding sequence ATGCACAACGCCGACGTGATCCGCGTCCTGGCCGAGATGGCCGACCTGCTGGACATCGAGGGCGGCAACCCGTTTCGCATCCGCGCCTTCCGCAACGCCATCGAGCTTCTGGAAAATTTTCCCGTCGACCTGGGGCAATACCTCAAGGAGGGCCATGTGCTCGAGGAACTGCAGGGAATCGGCAAGGGGCTCGCGCGCGACATCCGGGAAATTCTCGAAACCGGCGACTGCGGCGCGCACCGCGAGCTCTTGAAAAAATATCCCGCGAGCCTGCTTTCGCTCCTGCTCGTGCCCGGCCTCGGCCCTAAGAAGGTGCGCAAGTTGTTCGACGAGCTCGGCGTCGAGTCGCTCGATCCTCTGGAGGAGGCGTGCCGCTCGCACAAGGTGCGCGCCCTCGCGGGCTTCGGCGCCGTGACCGAGGAGAAAATTCTAAAAGGCCTCCTCCACGCGAAGACCACGGCCGGGCGATTTCTTCTGAGCGAGGCCGATGACGTCGCCCGGGCCCTGGTCTCGCACCTGCGAAAGGTGAAGGGCGCGGAGCGCATCGAGACGGCGGGTAGCCTGCGCCGCCGGAAAGAGACCGTCGGCGACATTGACGTGCTCGCTGCCGGCGGGGCCGCGCTTGCGCCCCGGGTGATGGACGCGCTCGTGCGCTATCCCCGCGTCGAGGAGGTGCTCGCCCGCGGCGACACGAAATCGAGCGTGCGTCTCCGGGGAGGCATGCAGGTGGACTTGCGTTTTCTCAAACCCTCGGAGTTCGGCGCCGCGTGGCAGTACTTCACCGGCTCGAAGGAGCACAACGTCGCGCTGCGCCAGCGCGCGAAGCAGCGCGGCCTCAAGCTCAGCGAGTACGGCATCTTCCGGGACCGCGACGAGAAACGCGTCGCGGGTGCGACGGAGGAGGAGGTATACGAAGCGCTCGACCTCGTGTGGATTCCGCCCGAGTTCCGGGAGAACCGGGGCGAGATACTGGAGGCGGAGAAGGGAAAGATTCCCGCCCTGGTGGAGCTCGCGGATTTGCGCGGCGACCTCCACACCCACACGGTCGAGACCGACGGCTCGGCCACCATTGAGGAGATGGCCGAAGCGGCGCAAAAGCGCGGCCTCGAGTACCTCGCCATCACCGACCACTCGAAGGCCGTCACCGTCGCGCGCGGCATGGACGAGCGAAGGCTACTGCGGCAAATCGAGGCCGTCCGGCGCGCTCAGGAGAAGTTCGAAAAAATTCGGCTTCTCGCCGGCGTCGAGGTGGACATTCTCAAGGACGGCTCGCTCGATCTCAGGGACGATGCGCTCGCCCGCTGCGACTTCGTCGTGGCGTCCGTCCATTTCGCCCTCTCGATGGGGGAATCGGAGATGACGAAGCGCATCGTCAAGGCTATGCGGAGCCCGCACGTGGACGCCTTGGGCCACCCGACGGGACGCCTCATCAAGGGGCGCGGGGGCTACGCCGTCAACCTGCGCGCCCTCATCGAAGCGGCGGTGGAGACGGAAACGTTCCTCGAGCTGAACGCTTATCCGATGCGGCTCGACCTCGGCGACGCCGCCCTGCGCGAGGCCAAGGCGGCCGGCGCCGGGGTGGTCCTTTCGACCGACTCGCACGACACGAGCGATCTGGAAAACGCCCGCTATGGCGTCGACACCGCCCGCCGCGGCTGGCTCACGAAGCACGACATCGTGAACACGCTCGCGTGGCGGGATTTTTGCAAAGCGCTCGGGGCG